Sequence from the Methanolacinia paynteri genome:
TTCCGAAACGACGCCTGCGGATTACCTGAAATATCTCGAAGAGAGGGAGTACCCGTACCTGATGTCAGGTTACGACCGCGTCGACCTGAAGGAGGCCGTCGGACTGCTGGGAGACACCTTCGGGTTTTCGAGGATCGTTTCAGACAGCGGGGGACGGCTGAACTGCATCCTGATCGACGAAAGGATCGCGTCATCCCTGAGCATTATAATCGCACCCGTGATTGCAGGACCGGATCACAGGAGATATTTTGATGATATCGACAGCAGGGCGGACCTGAAACTGAAGAAGACGGAAGAGTTGAAAGACGGACTCGTGCACCTGGTGTATGATATAATAAAATAATGATAAACACACTTTTTTAACAAAAACGTTCATGAAACAAAGATTTCATGTACTGTTTCACGTAAATCGCAACATGATTGCAATAATAATCAGAGTTTGGACCCTTTAGATCCTCTACCCAAATTCCAACAAACTTTTTGGCTCTTTGCAGTCTCATATCTCTCAGGCGACCCCGGCACCGGCGGCCAAAGGCCGCCAGACGGCCCCTGCCCAGGGGCCTTGCCCTAAGATAATCTTCCAACGGCACGCCCAAGGGACCGGCAAGGGTCCCCTGGGCTGTTT
This genomic interval carries:
- a CDS encoding dihydrofolate reductase family protein, with translation MYPEVIIHNTLSLDNAFYGFDIDLEAHYSILTSLAPDAVLVGSDTAKTGVEMFYNPIPAETESDLKRPEKVAGDTRPVSVIVDSHGKLKGLLHIYRNLEHVRDVIILVSETTPADYLKYLEEREYPYLMSGYDRVDLKEAVGLLGDTFGFSRIVSDSGGRLNCILIDERIASSLSIIIAPVIAGPDHRRYFDDIDSRADLKLKKTEELKDGLVHLVYDIIK